The segment TCCGCTCATCGTCCGCCGCCGGGTTGCCGACACGGAGGTTGTCGGCGATGCTGCCCGCGAACAGATAGCTGTCCTGAAAGATCTGGCTGATCAGGCCGGCCAATGGCTCGTCGGCCATGTCGCGCACGTCGACGCCGCCGACGAGCACGCTGCCCCGGTTCACATCGAAGAAACGCGGAATGAGCCGCATCAGCGTCGTCTTGCCCGAACCGGACTCGCCGATCAGGGCGACCATGCTGCCCGGCTCGATGCGCAGGCTCACACCGCTCAATACTTCGGGCTCGCCGGCCGCATAACGAAAATGCACGTCGCGCAGTTCGACGGACGCATCGCGCGGCGCGCGGGGAGCCTCCGGTTGTGGAAGGGGTTTGACGGCGAACAGTTCGCGAATCGCCTCGAGCTGGCCGCGTGCGCCGCGCAGCACCTCGCCATAACCGACGACTTCCAGGAGCGCGTTGACGAAGAGCCCCGCCAGCAGCAGGGAAACGATGGAGGCCATGACGTCGTCGACGGACAAGCTCCCGCTCATCCCGAACGCCACCGCGAACAGCAAGGCCGCAAAGACGGTTTGCACAAACCAGACATTGAGCACGGACGCCCCCGCCGACAGCCAGATCAGCCGCGAACCCGATCGGTGTTGCCGCTCGAAGGTCTGTTCAAGCCAGCGCGTACTGCCGCCCTCGCTGTTAAAGGCGCGCAGCACGGACTGTGCCCGGGCGAACTCCACCACGCGCTGGCTGGACTCGGCGAAGCGCCGCTGGAAGGCTTCGTCGGCACGGCGCGAAAGCCTGGCCGTGAGCGCGAGGATGGCCGTCATCAGCGGCAGGGCGATCAGCGCGACCCATCCCGCGGCTCCATGCAGCACAAACAGCGCGACAACGAGGACCGCCGCCGTCACCGCGC is part of the Paludibacterium paludis genome and harbors:
- a CDS encoding ABC transporter ATP-binding protein, whose product is MLKTFLQLLGEDAPIFRRYVAMAVAYGVLCGLSVTALAPALVHLLAGDTGNAAPWLAALLAGVAVSWGWRRRVEHAGVRVGVAILQGARHRLGNHVAQLPVGWFLPQNTARLGHVVTQGMMAIAQLPAHVFTPVIASAVTAAVLVVALFVLHGAAGWVALIALPLMTAILALTARLSRRADEAFQRRFAESSQRVVEFARAQSVLRAFNSEGGSTRWLEQTFERQHRSGSRLIWLSAGASVLNVWFVQTVFAALLFAVAFGMSGSLSVDDVMASIVSLLLAGLFVNALLEVVGYGEVLRGARGQLEAIRELFAVKPLPQPEAPRAPRDASVELRDVHFRYAAGEPEVLSGVSLRIEPGSMVALIGESGSGKTTLMRLIPRFFDVNRGSVLVGGVDVRDMADEPLAGLISQIFQDSYLFAGSIADNLRVGNPAADDERIMNAARQAGVTGIAERLPEGLATRVGEGGARLSGGERQRIAIARALIKDAPILLVDEATAALDTENQAIIAETLARLRHQRTLLVIAHQLSTVAMADHIVVLEGGRIVEQGSPAHLRDSGGRYAQFLRQRRAAKGWRIAPAASTGERG